A stretch of the Halorussus lipolyticus genome encodes the following:
- a CDS encoding immunoglobulin-like domain-containing protein: MNRRTYLCSVVAGAGALGGTIAVADRREDPALAYRENARVVTEREDLRLRLRQDTVRLGDTVAFEVTNTGDSTVVLGCRNPWALQRRADGQWRHVAWTEDRYYQLCATELPPGESSVTAVELSETGLETQAGEVRGDLRPGRYQFLLVGTSPSLATEFRVLDAG; the protein is encoded by the coding sequence ATGAACCGACGCACGTATCTCTGTTCGGTCGTCGCGGGGGCCGGCGCGCTCGGCGGCACCATCGCTGTGGCCGACCGCCGGGAGGACCCCGCGCTCGCCTATCGGGAGAACGCGCGTGTCGTCACCGAGCGCGAAGACCTTCGACTCCGCCTCCGGCAGGACACCGTGCGCCTCGGCGATACGGTCGCCTTCGAGGTGACGAACACCGGCGACTCGACGGTCGTCCTCGGGTGCCGGAACCCGTGGGCGCTCCAGCGCCGCGCCGACGGGCAGTGGCGACACGTCGCGTGGACCGAAGACCGCTACTACCAACTGTGCGCGACGGAACTCCCGCCGGGCGAGTCCAGCGTGACAGCAGTCGAGTTGTCCGAGACCGGCCTCGAAACGCAGGCGGGCGAGGTTCGCGGTGACCTCCGACCCGGACGCTATCAGTTCCTGCTGGTCGGGACCTCGCCCTCGCTGGCGACCGAGTTCCGGGTCCTCGACGCCGGGTAG
- a CDS encoding helix-turn-helix transcriptional regulator gives MRPGPADLQKCLRNRSHFLRHLQTPGQKCELVRELDESRSTIDRALRELEHAGFVARDDEGYRTTLAGKLALAEHERHAARLDGLASVGGHLTALAADEPLDAALFEAADVSLPTRQSPHEPVESLEAALADADHARVFGTTVIPSYVDMYHEKIADEGMTADLVLSERVVEWLLSRREDALQDVASTEGVTVAQTDVTHSFSLAVLESDAEPSPDQSVAVMVYDEGTLAGFVGNDTREAVAWGEALLDRIAADATRLHVA, from the coding sequence ATGCGCCCCGGTCCCGCCGACCTCCAAAAATGCCTCCGCAATCGAAGCCACTTCCTGAGACACTTGCAGACGCCCGGCCAGAAGTGCGAGTTGGTGCGCGAACTGGACGAATCGCGCTCGACCATCGACCGCGCGCTCCGCGAACTCGAACACGCCGGGTTCGTCGCGCGCGACGACGAGGGCTACCGGACGACCCTCGCGGGCAAACTTGCGCTGGCCGAACACGAACGCCACGCCGCCCGCCTCGACGGCCTCGCGTCTGTCGGGGGGCACCTCACCGCGCTGGCCGCCGACGAACCGCTCGACGCCGCGCTGTTCGAGGCCGCCGACGTGTCGCTCCCGACCCGGCAGTCGCCCCACGAACCGGTCGAATCGCTCGAAGCGGCGCTGGCCGACGCCGACCACGCCCGAGTGTTCGGGACCACCGTCATCCCCTCCTACGTCGATATGTACCACGAGAAAATCGCCGACGAGGGGATGACCGCCGACCTCGTTCTCTCCGAGCGAGTCGTCGAGTGGTTGCTCTCCCGGCGCGAGGACGCTCTCCAAGACGTGGCTTCGACCGAGGGCGTCACTGTCGCTCAGACCGACGTGACCCACTCGTTCAGCCTCGCCGTCCTCGAATCCGACGCCGAACCGTCGCCCGACCAGTCGGTCGCCGTGATGGTCTACGACGAGGGCACGCTCGCCGGGTTCGTCGGCAACGACACCCGCGAGGCCGTCGCGTGGGGCGAGGCGCTCCTCGACCGAATCGCGGCCGACGCGACGAGGTTGCACGTCGCATGA